ACGAGCGTATTGACAAGTCGTTGTGCCGAAAGAAGCGTTTTTATTTTTTCCGCTCCCTGCGCGTCGCGTTCGGATGAAATATGCGATTTAACAAAATCGGCGATAAGCGCTCCGCTTTCATCCGCACCGATAAGTCCCGTATTCAGCACAAAATGGAAATGCGTCGGATCGGCTATATCGACATCGAAAAAACTCTTATGAAAACCGCTTCTGTTTTTATCGCTTTCATCAATTTTTTGTTGCGCCTGTTTCGACGTACACGCGAATTCGTTTTCGAGCCGCTGCAGCCTGAGGGAATCTTTCGCGACAAGACGAAATGAAACGACATTCGGAACGTCTTCCAATATAATATATGCGCCTCGCCCGATAAGCACGCAGTTGTTTTGGCTTGCGACCTCGAGCACCGCCGTCTGCAGATAGTGCAGGTATTCGTCGCGGTCTTTGACGAGCGCCGCAAAAAAGCCCGGCTTTTTTTCATCGTACTTGCCGAGCTTTTCGGCGGGAAATCCGAGCTCCACGATACGCTTTTCAAGTTCATCCCTGCGGATAAATACGTACCCCAGTTTTTCCGCCGCGATCGCAGCGATTTCATCGCCGAGCGCCGCAAGCTGTCGAGAAATTGCAACAATAGCCATATACTCCTCCCATACACGCTTTTATAATTTTCGTAAATACAGTATAACTCAACATAACCGAAAAATAAAGCAATTTATTTTATCGGGCAAATGCGAAACGGACGGAGTTAAACTTTATGCATCAATGTTACGGGAGCAATCGGATATGAATACTGACGACAGCGCGCTTATTTGGCAGGAAAACGGAAAACGCGTATTATTAAAAACACCGGTATTTACGGTAACCGAAACGGACAGCGTTGCACCCGACGGACAAAAAGGAAATTATATGGTCATCGAACCGGGACACGATTGGGCGATCGTCATACCGGTACACGGCAGTAAATTTCTGATGGTAAAACAATGGCGGCACGCCGAATGCGTGCTGAGTATCGAGTTCCCCGGCGGCGTCATGGACGAAGGAGAGACACCCGAACAGGCTGCCGCACGGGAGCTGCTCGAAGAAACGGGACACACGGCAGGACGGCTCATTTATCTCGGGACGATGAGTCCGAACCCTGCACTCATGTCTAATCACGTGCATTTTTTCGCTGCGGAAGATTTGACGAATATTCACAAACAGCATTTGGATAAAGACGAATACGTGCATTACCTCGAACTCGATCAACAGGAAGTAATCGCCGGCCTCGGCTCAAAAAAAGAATATTCGCACGCACTCATGGCGGCAGCCGTCGCCCTCTATCAGCGCCGAAAAGAAAAAGCGTAAAAGCAAGCGAACTGTTTTTACAATACACAACAAGGAAACTTGTAAGACGGTTTTATTTCCGAATTATTAAGCGCAATAAAAAAACCGGTCGGTGTACAGACACACATCGACCGGATTACATTTAAATATAGCCGTTGAATGCGAAATCAGCGCGCGACGTTGTACGGATCGTAAGCCTTCGCAGGATCGTAGACGCCGGAACGGATTTCACCGCTCAAGCTCGGAATCTGCATCTTCATACCGGGCAAAATCAAATTCGGATCTTCCGGACGCGGGATATTCGTTTTGTTCGCCTGATACAGGTTTTCCCACAGAAGCGGATTGTTGTAGATATACGGACGCCCCGAAATATTCCAAAAGCAATCCTTCGTATCCGCCCACGGACGAACGACATAGAATTCCGGAAGCGGAGTTACTTCTCGCACACCGTCAAGCAGGGCGACCGACTCGCGCGCGTAATTCGCAGCGGCTTTATAGTCTTCGCCTCCGTAGGATTTTTCTGCACTGGAGTACTTGTTTTGCGCGGCAGTAAACGCCATCGGAAAATTTTTATCCGCATCAATGCTCTTTGCCCACGCGATTTTATTTTGCGCAATTTTCATTTCATCGTCGGCCGCCTTTTTTGCGAGCATCATATCGATGTATGCGCGGGAAAGCGCCGCGTTTTCTTCGGCTTTTTTTGAAAGCTCAATCGATTCGTCATAGCGGCCGGCATTGAGCGCGGCTTGCGCTTGACGCGTATATTCGTCGGCAAGCTTTTGATACGTATTGTTTTTGTAGCTTACAGCGAACGCAACCGTTCCGACAAAAGCAATCGAAGCGATAATAATTAATAATTTTTTCATTTTGCAGCCTCCGTATCGCTGATCGTTTCGGGTACCGCTTGCGCGGCCTTTGCAGGATCATCGTAAGTTTCAGCCTTAAGCAGAACCGCATTTTCGTCTTCGATGCCTTTGATATTGCTGCCCGAAAGCGGAGCGTCTTTATCCGCCTGTACCGCGTATTCCGACGTTTCGGCAACTTTCGCTTTTGCTTTTTCAATCGCTTCCTGCGCAGCCGCACGTTTTTCGGAAATATCGGCATACAACTTTTCAAACGTTTTGCGCGCATCACCGTAGTGCTTCAACGCATTTTCGGCATCCTGCTGCGCATAGCTCGTGTCTCCGCTGCGGAAATCCGCAACACCGCCGTCATATGCTTTCTTTTCCGCGACCGCCGCATACACGCTGTCGGCATTGCGTTTCGCGGTGAATGCCGCCGTCCGCTCTTCACGTGCACGCGTTCTAAATGCATTTTGGAGCGCCGTACCGAGCGACGCATAAGCCGTGTGCGCCTGTTCATAGAGCTGCGCGCCCGTCGACGATTTATCCGCCGAAAGTTTTTCCGCCGCACTCAGCGCGTTCGCACCCTTGTTGTAGTTCATCTTATCGTAAGATTGAAAGCCGAGTTCGTCGATGCGGTTTTTAAGCGCAGCCGCTTTCGTGTACTCTTCAAGCGCACGATACCGCGCCGTTACGTCGGCCAGTTCAACCGTTACGTTTTCGCCCGCCTTGCTCCGCTTCATAAGTTCGTTGTAGCGCGCATCCGTATCGTTGAATTGATCGGGTGCCGCTTTATCGGCTCCCGCTTTAACGGCGGCACGACGTGCGGTCTCCGCCGCATCAAGGGCGGCTGAATTGTCCGCCGCGACAGGCACGTCCGTTACCGGCTGTTCCGCAGTCGGCACGCTCGGCGCTTTGTCCTGCTTTGTTGATTTACACGATACGAAACCGAGTACCAACGCAGTACTGAAAAAAATTATATAACACTTTTTCACGTTCTGCCTCCATAATTTTCATTGCTAAATTGCCTTTAGTACGGCAATACACCGAAATCATTGTATCGCATTTTCAGCATTTCCGCAATGCGGATGTCAAGACATTTTCTCGGATATTTCTTCGTTTACTCAAAGAGTTCCGTCGCTTCGAGCAACCGCGCGACTTTTTCCGCGTCTTCATCGAGCCGGCGGTCGTCCACGAGCGGAGCGGAAACGGCGCGGACTTCGGCATGCACTCGTTGCGTAAATTCGCCGAACTCCGAAGCGCCTATCAAATCGACCGCTTGGCACACTGCGAGTATGTGTACGGCGTATTGCAGATAGATGAGATCGATTTGGTCGCGCAGTTTTCGCGCCGAAATCGTACCCATGGAAACTTTATCCTGATTGAGCGCTTCCGTCGGACTTGACTGAATACTCATGGCCGTACAGCAATGCTGCACTTCCGCACGAATCGCCGACATCGTGATCTGCGCCGCCTTAAAGCCGAATCGCAGTCCCGCGCGTTCGTCGGTATCGTCGGTAAACGGGATCAGGTTTTCCGTGAGGCTGTTGAATTTTCCGTCGATTATGATCTCCGCCTGTTTATCCGCCAAATCGCTGATGTTCGCAAGCGCGATGCGCAGGTAATCGCAGGCGGCGCAGATGTGTCCGCCGTAAAAATTGCCGGTGTTGTAAAGCTCTCCCGTATCGACGTTGACGAGGGGATTATCGTTCGCGGAGTTGAGCTCTTCTTCGATCCATTGCCGCGCAATCCGAAGCGTATCGCGCAGAACGCCGTTTATCTGCGGAGAGCAGCGAATGGAATAGCGGTCTTGAATTTTGACAAAGCGCTTTTCAAACTGCGCGTCGCCGATGGATCCGATGCGTTCGAGCAGGTCTTCGTATCGATACACGCGCTTCGAGTTTCTTACGATATCGTAAATATAGCCCGCGCTTTCGATCTGTCCCGTATGATTTTTCATCTCCGAAACTTTTTTTCGGAAGGGCACTTCGTTGCCGCGTACGATTTCCGCAGTTGCAGCGGTGACGAAATCGCAGATATTCGCAAGCCTCCGCGCGCGCTTCCACGAAAGGGAGGCGACGGCCGTCATCACCGACGTACCGTTCATGATCGCAAGTCCTTCTTTCGCCGCAAGCGGAAGAGGGGCGATTCCTTCGGCTTTGAGCGCATCGATAGCCGGAACAATTTTTCCTTTGTAATACGCTTCGCGCTCTCCCATGACGACGGCAGCCACATAGGACAGCGGCGTCAAATCGCCCGATGCGCCGACCGATCCCAGTTCGGGGATCACGGGAACGATATCTTTGTCGAGCAGGGTTTTGAGCATTTCTGCAAGGGAGGGCCTAATCGCCGAATGCCCGCCTTTTACGTCGGAGTTCAATCGGCACAGTACGACGGCGCGTCCTTCTTCGTGCGAAAATTTTTTACCGAGCCCGATGCCGTGAAAGCGCACGATGGACTTTTGCAGCTCTGCCGCGCGTGAAGGATTGATTTGGTTTCCGCACGAATCGCCGAAACCCGTCGTTACGCCGTATGTCGGAAAACCCTTTGCGATATACTCTTCAAGAAATGTGCGCGACCGGCGGAGCGTTTCGAAAAACGCGTCGTCCTCCGGAAACGAAACCGCACTTTTACCGTATGCGACGGCACACACATCGTCGATTGTAAGATGCCCGCCGTCAACCGTTATCGTTTTCATCATTGTATTCCCTTGTTTGAATTACTGTATACCATATCGCGTTAATACACAAGTTGCCGAATGCGGAAATTATTTTTATTCGAAGGTTTAAATTGAACGTCTGAAATTGCGCGTCCCGTTTAATAATGCAGAGGCCGCGCAGCGATTTTACTTTTTATCGGAAGTCAAGTTCACAAGCCAACGTTCTTTTTTGAGCCAAAAATGCGCGATGACGGCTTTGACCGCATCGGAGGTTTTAACGATCGCATACATCGCAACGGGACCGAGT
This Treponema socranskii subsp. buccale DNA region includes the following protein-coding sequences:
- a CDS encoding AAA family ATPase, with product MAIVAISRQLAALGDEIAAIAAEKLGYVFIRRDELEKRIVELGFPAEKLGKYDEKKPGFFAALVKDRDEYLHYLQTAVLEVASQNNCVLIGRGAYIILEDVPNVVSFRLVAKDSLRLQRLENEFACTSKQAQQKIDESDKNRSGFHKSFFDVDIADPTHFHFVLNTGLIGADESGALIADFVKSHISSERDAQGAEKIKTLLSAQRLVNTLVFTHKVNIEFLHAEIDGKTIVLQGVADSSAVVEQAVALAKKEMSGYDVTSRVSIVQDFKAHPK
- a CDS encoding NUDIX hydrolase, translating into MNTDDSALIWQENGKRVLLKTPVFTVTETDSVAPDGQKGNYMVIEPGHDWAIVIPVHGSKFLMVKQWRHAECVLSIEFPGGVMDEGETPEQAAARELLEETGHTAGRLIYLGTMSPNPALMSNHVHFFAAEDLTNIHKQHLDKDEYVHYLELDQQEVIAGLGSKKEYSHALMAAAVALYQRRKEKA
- a CDS encoding LysM peptidoglycan-binding domain-containing protein — protein: MKKLLIIIASIAFVGTVAFAVSYKNNTYQKLADEYTRQAQAALNAGRYDESIELSKKAEENAALSRAYIDMMLAKKAADDEMKIAQNKIAWAKSIDADKNFPMAFTAAQNKYSSAEKSYGGEDYKAAANYARESVALLDGVREVTPLPEFYVVRPWADTKDCFWNISGRPYIYNNPLLWENLYQANKTNIPRPEDPNLILPGMKMQIPSLSGEIRSGVYDPAKAYDPYNVAR
- a CDS encoding HAL/PAL/TAL family ammonia-lyase gives rise to the protein MMKTITVDGGHLTIDDVCAVAYGKSAVSFPEDDAFFETLRRSRTFLEEYIAKGFPTYGVTTGFGDSCGNQINPSRAAELQKSIVRFHGIGLGKKFSHEEGRAVVLCRLNSDVKGGHSAIRPSLAEMLKTLLDKDIVPVIPELGSVGASGDLTPLSYVAAVVMGEREAYYKGKIVPAIDALKAEGIAPLPLAAKEGLAIMNGTSVMTAVASLSWKRARRLANICDFVTAATAEIVRGNEVPFRKKVSEMKNHTGQIESAGYIYDIVRNSKRVYRYEDLLERIGSIGDAQFEKRFVKIQDRYSIRCSPQINGVLRDTLRIARQWIEEELNSANDNPLVNVDTGELYNTGNFYGGHICAACDYLRIALANISDLADKQAEIIIDGKFNSLTENLIPFTDDTDERAGLRFGFKAAQITMSAIRAEVQHCCTAMSIQSSPTEALNQDKVSMGTISARKLRDQIDLIYLQYAVHILAVCQAVDLIGASEFGEFTQRVHAEVRAVSAPLVDDRRLDEDAEKVARLLEATELFE